From the genome of Geoglobus ahangari, one region includes:
- a CDS encoding 4Fe-4S binding protein, which translates to MIVFDYDACIKCGKCEKICPSLAIAIDDYPELRYADKCWHCCACIKECPAGAIRLRLPPHIGDQRYELLAFEDGKDVVYQVFFEGNVVDEMRIRVRR; encoded by the coding sequence GTGATCGTCTTTGACTATGATGCATGCATCAAGTGCGGCAAGTGTGAGAAGATCTGCCCGAGCCTTGCAATAGCCATTGATGACTACCCGGAGCTGAGATACGCTGACAAGTGCTGGCACTGCTGCGCCTGCATAAAAGAGTGTCCTGCTGGGGCTATAAGGCTCAGACTGCCACCCCACATTGGTGATCAGAGGTACGAACTGCTCGCCTTCGAGGATGGGAAGGATGTCGTCTATCAGGTGTTTTTTGAGGGGAATGTTGTGGACGAGATGCGGATCAGGGTGAGAAGGTGA